One stretch of bacterium DNA includes these proteins:
- a CDS encoding CsbD family protein, translated as MNKDVLEGKWKQLHGLAKVKWGKLTDDDLDQTKGNYEILVGKIQEKYGTTREEIERELQAAHSHEPAQKPR; from the coding sequence ATGAACAAGGACGTCCTCGAGGGCAAGTGGAAGCAGCTCCATGGCCTCGCAAAGGTCAAATGGGGCAAGTTGACCGATGACGATCTCGATCAGACCAAAGGCAATTACGAGATACTGGTCGGCAAGATCCAGGAGAAGTATGGCACAACGCGTGAGGAAATCGAACGAGAGCTCCAGGCCGCGCACTCGCATGAGCCTGCGCAGAAGCCGCGCTAG